The DNA segment TCGCCGCCTGGCACCCTGGCCGGTGGACTGGCTCGACCCGGCCGAGGCGATTGCCCGGCGCGCCCGCAGCCTCGTACCGCTGCCGGATGGATTTGAGCCGCTGAACGGCATCGATCCGGCGATCTTCACATCCGGGCGTCCGGATTTTACCACGCGCCGGTTGCTGCAGGGGTTTGGGCTGACTGTGCAAAGCCCCTGAGAATCTTTCGATCGCTTATTTTGAAATCGAAGATTTCCACGGTCTTGAACATAGAAATTTGCCACTATCTCTCTTTTCGCCGTGCAACTTCTGGTATGGTCTTTTCGTGTTTATCGGCGAGTGGAAAGTCTATATGTCAGCAATCAGCCACATCACGTTTGGAACGAACGATAAGGCGCGGTCCGCAAAATTCTATGATGCAGTTCTAGGTGCAATAGGCTTTTCTCGGTTGCCCAAGCCTGCGGAAAAACCATTGGCCTATGAGAAAAATGGTCAGATGCCGATTATCTACATCTACACCCCGGAAGACGGCCGTCCCGCGACATGGGGAAACGGGACGCATGTTGCATTTGTTGCCGAGACCAGAGCACAGGTTCATGCGTTTCACGCGTTGGCGCTGACATTGGGAGGCATAAACGAAGGCGCCCCTGGGCCGCGCATGTCTTATGGACCCAACTATTATGCGGCGTATATCCGCGACCCCGATGGAAACAAGCTGCAGGCTGTCTGTTACGCCGGGGATTGAACGATACAATGAGCGCTTTTGCCTTACGCCGGGCAGCGAGACGGCACGACATCCGTCTTAGCTGTGGGTTTCTGTTGCGCTGGCGCGCAAAACAGCGGAGATGGTGCTAAGCCCTTTGGCTTGCGGGTTCGTGGCGGCGCATCCGGCATGGCAGTTTGAACGAGGTGGATATGAAAGTCGGCATCGATATGGGGACGGCGTCTAATGGCGCATCCGTTCCGCTCGATATCGAGGAGCTTCTGGCGACGCGTCTTCTGGTGCAGGGCAATTCCGGTTCTGGAAAGTCGCATCTGCTGCGCCGTTTGCTGGAACAGTCCGCGCCCTGGGTGCAACAATGCATCATCGATCCGGAAGGCGATTTCGTGACACTGGCCGACAAGTTCGGCCATGTGGTCATCGAGGGCGAGCGCACGGAGGCCGAGCTGATCGGCATTGCCAGCCGTATCCGTCAGCACCGGGTATCCTGCGTCCTGTCGCTGGAGGGGCTGGATATCGAGCAGCAGATGCGCAGCGCCGGCATCTTCCTCAACGCCATGTTCGATGCCGATCGCGATTACTGGTATCCGGTGCTCGTCGTTGTCGATGAAGCCCAGATGTTTGCGCCATCGGTTGCCGGCGACGTTTCGGAAGAGGCGCGCAAGATTTCGCTGGGTGCCATGACCAACTTGATGTGCCGGGGCCGTAAACGCGGCCTGGCTGGCGTCATCGCCACGCAGCGTCTGGCCAAGCTTGCCAAGAACGTTGCCGCTGAAGCCTCGAATTTCCTGATGGGCCGCACCTTTCTCGATATCGACATGGCGCGCGCCGCCGATCTGCTCGGCATGGACCGCCGCACCGCCGAGATGTTCCGCGATCTGAAGCGCGGCTCGTTCGTGGCGCTCGGCCCGGCTCTGTCGCGGCGTCCGCTGCCGGTGACGATCGGCAATGTCGAGACGTCGGCCCGCTCCACCAGCCCGAAACTGACGCCTTTGCCGCAAGCGGTTCCCGATGTCGAAGACCTGATCTTCACGCCGGACCCGGATGAACTGATCCGGCCGATCGTGCGCCGTGCAAGCGCCCAGCCTCGGCCCGCCACGGATATTCTCGCCGAACTGTCCCGGCCGCGCCCGGAACCGGCCGGTCTTGCAGAGCCCAAGGCGCCGGTACCGGAAATGCCGGTTCTGGAGCGCGAGGCGCTGCTGGACGGATTGCTGTCCGAAATTCTCGAAAATCCCGATGCGGCGTTTCGCGCCGATGCCGAGCTGTTCCAGGACTTCCTCGTGCGCTGCCGTATCCGCCGCGTGCCGGGCGCTCCTTTGTCGCTCAGCGCTTTCCGGCGCAAGATGGCGGTTGCCCGCTCCGGTGTCGATGCAGAGACGGCTGCAGGCGAAATCTGGGCTTCGGCGCTCACTCTGTCGCGCAATGTCACCGACGATCTGCAGGGCGTCTTCCTGCTGGTGGCACAATCGGCCGTCCGCAATCTGCCATGTCCGTCTGACGCGATGATCGCGCGGGCCTATGGCACCCACTCAGCCCGCCGCGCCCGCCGTCTGCTCGGCTATTTTGAAGAGCAGGGGCTGATCGTGGTTCACAGCGATCTTTCCGGCAAACGGATCGTGGCCTTTCCGGATTTGCAGGTGGAGACAGCGCCGGGGGCCGCCGATGCTGTTTACGATGAGGCGGGAAGCCGGAACGCTGCGGAATAAGCTAGGCGAGCAGGCAAAGGATGTCTGAGCCACCGATGACAGCCTGTGTGGCGAGGCGGCGGTCGAAGGTGGCAAGCCGTCCGCCGTGCGCTTTCGCAAGTCCAAGCAGATAGATATCTGTGGTATGTTTCGAGGTGACTTTATCCCGGATAAAAATGCCGGGGTCGGTG comes from the Pararhizobium qamdonense genome and includes:
- a CDS encoding ATP-binding protein, whose amino-acid sequence is MKVGIDMGTASNGASVPLDIEELLATRLLVQGNSGSGKSHLLRRLLEQSAPWVQQCIIDPEGDFVTLADKFGHVVIEGERTEAELIGIASRIRQHRVSCVLSLEGLDIEQQMRSAGIFLNAMFDADRDYWYPVLVVVDEAQMFAPSVAGDVSEEARKISLGAMTNLMCRGRKRGLAGVIATQRLAKLAKNVAAEASNFLMGRTFLDIDMARAADLLGMDRRTAEMFRDLKRGSFVALGPALSRRPLPVTIGNVETSARSTSPKLTPLPQAVPDVEDLIFTPDPDELIRPIVRRASAQPRPATDILAELSRPRPEPAGLAEPKAPVPEMPVLEREALLDGLLSEILENPDAAFRADAELFQDFLVRCRIRRVPGAPLSLSAFRRKMAVARSGVDAETAAGEIWASALTLSRNVTDDLQGVFLLVAQSAVRNLPCPSDAMIARAYGTHSARRARRLLGYFEEQGLIVVHSDLSGKRIVAFPDLQVETAPGAADAVYDEAGSRNAAE
- a CDS encoding VOC family protein, producing MSAISHITFGTNDKARSAKFYDAVLGAIGFSRLPKPAEKPLAYEKNGQMPIIYIYTPEDGRPATWGNGTHVAFVAETRAQVHAFHALALTLGGINEGAPGPRMSYGPNYYAAYIRDPDGNKLQAVCYAGD